The Macrobrachium nipponense isolate FS-2020 chromosome 19, ASM1510439v2, whole genome shotgun sequence genome contains a region encoding:
- the LOC135213961 gene encoding cuticular protein 47Eg-like: MKLFLLVALGLVALASARPDSVLNLDLDGIHHDQDLEDGEVVSGTYSWTSPEGEEFFVKYVADEDGYRVLESNAVPASEGVAANGQQGSFVSIEEEDE; encoded by the exons ATGAAGCTTTTC ttgCTTGTAGCCCTCGGCCTCGTCGCCCTGGCAAGCGCTCGGCCCGACTCGGTTCTCAATCTTGACCTCGATGGGATCCACCACGATCAGGACCTGGAGGATGGAGAAGTTGTCAGTGGGACTTACAG CTGGACGTCCCCCGAAGGCGAGGAGTTCTTCGTGAAGTACGTGGCTGACGAAGACGGCTACCGAGTCCTGGAGTCCAACGCAGTACCAGCCAGTGAGGGCGTAGCCGCCAACGGCCAGCAGGGATCCTTCGTGTCtattgaagaagaagatgagTAA